The Halalkalicoccus sp. NIPERK01 DNA segment CCGACGATGAGTTCGTTGATCCCGAGCGTGCGCGCGAGGAAGACGTGTTCCTGGGTCTGGGGCGCGACGCCGTCGTCGGCGGCGACCACCAGCACGGCGTTGTCCGCCTGGGACGCGCCCGTGATCATGTTCTTCACGAAGTCGCGGTGGCCCGGACAGTCGACGATGGTGAAGTAGTACTCGTCGGTGTCGAACTCCTGGTGGGCGATGTCGATGGTGACACCGCGCTCTCGCTCCTCGGCGAGGTTGTCCATGACGTAGGCGAACTCGAAGCCGCCCTTGCCCTTCTCCTCTGCCTCCTCGCGGT contains these protein-coding regions:
- a CDS encoding GTP-binding protein; this encodes REEAEEKGKGGFEFAYVMDNLAEERERGVTIDIAHQEFDTDEYYFTIVDCPGHRDFVKNMITGASQADNAVLVVAADDGVAPQTQEHVFLARTLGINELIVG